From the Desulfovibrio sp. JY genome, one window contains:
- a CDS encoding restriction endonuclease subunit S, whose protein sequence is MNAARLLEYFDRIAEAPDAVSRLRKFILDLAVRGKLVEQDPNDEPASELLKKIHIEKSRLFKNGRIKRVSSTNELQDDDIPFDLPHGWEWSQLSEIGVISPRNNLEGKIEVAFVPMKLIPSEYGARHGIEVKLWSDIKTGFTHFAEGDVALAKITPCFENGKSTVFCNLPGGFGAGTTELHVVRPLLVIPDYVLIFLKSPQFIMAGIPKMTGTAGQKRVSTEYFSKSPFPLPPLAEQHRIVTKVDELMALCDRLEASQAKRENRRDRLASASLKRIGQPEGVGNGEEFRENVRFHLRHLPRLATRPEHVKELRQTILNLAVRGKLVPQDPNDEPASELLKKIHLEKVKLISSRKLLKVDLEGTTDEKNGPFQLPIGWSWARFPELGMFGRGKSKHRPRNDAVLFDGGTHYFIQTGDVARSNGVIKTYTSKYNEIGLAQSAKWPAGTLCITIAANIADSGILSFDACFPDSVVGFIPARVYDNARYFEYFVRTAKADLLEFAPATAQKNINLNILNSVLIPLPPLAEQHRIVAKVDELMTICDKLEIHLATNQTNQSRLLEATLCDALGVTCLPVSRQTRPALSPTRVAATHTDQPPRPITPRPGPVETPTAAVQGSLVEQPTPQVGKPRAANGDIPGAILVQMQPGQEYSRAQLAEALGLSVYEWNMAIRELKESGRVVQTGERRGARYRVL, encoded by the coding sequence ATGAATGCCGCCCGTCTGCTTGAATACTTCGACCGAATCGCCGAAGCTCCTGATGCTGTTTCCAGGTTGCGGAAGTTCATTCTTGATCTCGCTGTCCGTGGGAAGTTGGTGGAACAAGACCCGAATGATGAGCCTGCTTCGGAGCTACTGAAGAAAATCCACATTGAGAAAAGTAGGCTTTTTAAGAATGGACGCATTAAGAGGGTTAGCTCAACAAACGAGTTGCAGGATGATGATATCCCATTTGATCTGCCGCATGGGTGGGAATGGAGCCAGTTGTCTGAAATTGGTGTGATTAGTCCAAGAAATAACCTCGAAGGGAAAATTGAGGTCGCGTTTGTCCCGATGAAGCTCATACCCTCAGAGTATGGTGCTCGACACGGTATTGAAGTAAAATTATGGAGCGACATTAAAACAGGATTTACTCACTTTGCAGAAGGTGATGTTGCCCTTGCAAAGATTACTCCTTGCTTTGAAAATGGTAAGTCGACAGTCTTTTGCAACCTTCCTGGGGGATTCGGCGCAGGGACTACTGAACTTCATGTGGTTCGACCTCTCTTGGTGATTCCTGATTATGTTTTGATCTTTTTGAAAAGTCCGCAATTCATTATGGCTGGCATACCAAAGATGACCGGTACTGCTGGGCAAAAGCGTGTTTCAACTGAATATTTTTCAAAATCTCCTTTTCCTCTTCCTCCCCTCGCCGAACAACACCGCATTGTCACCAAAGTTGATGAGCTTATGGCTCTTTGTGACCGGCTGGAGGCCTCCCAGGCAAAGCGGGAGAACCGGCGGGACAGGCTTGCCTCTGCCTCGCTGAAACGCATCGGGCAGCCCGAGGGGGTGGGCAACGGCGAGGAATTTCGTGAAAACGTGCGGTTTCACCTACGCCACCTGCCGCGCCTTGCGACCCGTCCCGAGCATGTGAAGGAACTTCGGCAAACCATTCTCAACTTGGCGGTGCGTGGGAAGTTGGTGCCGCAAGACCCGAATGATGAGCCTGCTTCGGAGTTGTTGAAGAAAATTCACTTAGAGAAAGTTAAGTTAATTAGCTCAAGAAAATTATTAAAAGTTGATTTAGAAGGTACTACTGATGAAAAAAATGGTCCTTTTCAGCTTCCGATAGGATGGTCTTGGGCGAGATTTCCTGAGCTTGGAATGTTCGGCAGGGGAAAGTCTAAACATAGACCTCGGAATGATGCAGTGCTTTTTGATGGCGGAACTCATTATTTTATTCAGACGGGGGATGTGGCAAGATCGAACGGTGTTATAAAGACATATACAAGCAAGTATAACGAAATTGGTCTTGCCCAAAGCGCGAAATGGCCCGCCGGAACTCTATGTATAACTATAGCTGCGAATATCGCCGACAGTGGAATACTTTCTTTTGACGCATGTTTTCCAGATAGTGTTGTAGGGTTTATTCCTGCTCGAGTTTATGACAACGCGAGGTATTTTGAGTACTTCGTGCGAACGGCAAAGGCTGATTTGCTTGAATTTGCTCCTGCAACTGCCCAGAAAAATATCAATCTTAACATACTTAATTCAGTTTTAATACCGTTACCCCCCCTTGCAGAACAACATCGCATCGTGGCCAAAGTCGACGAGCTTATGACCATCTGTGACAAGTTGGAAATTCATCTCGCCACCAACCAGACCAATCAATCCCGACTTCTCGAAGCGACGCTCTGCGATGCCTTGGGCGTCACGTGCCTTCCCGTCAGCCGACAGACCCGGCCAGCGCTGTCCCCGACGCGAGTGGCGGCCACGCATACCGACCAGCCGCCTAGGCCCATTACGCCGCGTCCTGGCCCTGTTGAGACGCCTACGGCGGCCGTACAGGGCAGTCTGGTCGAGCAGCCGACGCCGCAGGTTGGAAAGCCCCGTGCGGCAAATGGCGACATCCCAGGGGCGATCCTGGTCCAGATGCAGCCCGGCCAGGAGTACTCGCGTGCCCAGCTTGCCGAAGCCCTCGGCCTGTCAGTCTACGAGTGGAACATGGCCATACGGGAGCTTAAGGAGAGCGGGCGGGTCGTGCAGACCGGGGAGAGGAGAGGGGCGCGATACCGGGTATTGTGA
- a CDS encoding type I restriction-modification system subunit M, producing the protein MSVRNVVKSIQDIMRQDVGVDGDAQRISQLCWMFFLKILDDQDQELELLKTDYQSPIPEKFQWRNWAADPEGITGDELLNFVNSELFPAFKDLQVLGASGGRRRVVREVFEDAYNYMKSGQLMRQVINKINQVDFNDLAERQHFGDIYEQILNDLQSAGNAGEYYTPRAVTAFMVDRIDPKPGELLLDPACGTGGFLTCSIRHMRDQYVKRVEDEQLMQRSLRAVEKKQLPHMLCVTNMLLHGIEDPSFVRHDNTLARPYISYSASDRVDIVVTNPPFGGREEDGIESNFPKHFQTKETADLFLALIIRLLKPGGRAAVVLPDGTLFGEGVKARLKEHLLEECNLHTIVRLPNSVFKPYASIGTNLLFFVKGEPTKDIWFYEHRVPEGQKAYSMTRPIRFEHLQGCRDWWDNREENEVAWKVSVDEVKARSYNLDFKNPHTEEDDLGDPEELLAKLEQSEQETAQLRDQLKGILAEALLR; encoded by the coding sequence ATGTCTGTCCGCAACGTAGTCAAGTCCATCCAAGATATCATGCGCCAGGATGTTGGCGTTGATGGTGATGCCCAGCGAATTTCCCAGCTCTGCTGGATGTTTTTCCTGAAAATCCTCGATGATCAGGACCAGGAACTTGAACTTCTCAAGACAGATTATCAGTCGCCGATCCCTGAGAAGTTCCAATGGCGCAATTGGGCTGCCGATCCTGAGGGTATTACTGGCGATGAATTGCTGAACTTCGTCAACAGTGAACTCTTTCCGGCCTTTAAGGACCTTCAGGTCCTTGGGGCTTCCGGTGGTCGACGTCGGGTCGTTCGCGAAGTTTTCGAAGATGCCTACAACTACATGAAGTCCGGTCAACTCATGCGGCAGGTCATCAACAAGATCAATCAGGTCGACTTCAACGACTTGGCCGAGCGGCAGCACTTCGGCGACATCTACGAGCAGATTCTAAACGACCTCCAAAGTGCCGGGAATGCCGGCGAGTATTATACGCCTCGGGCCGTCACCGCCTTCATGGTGGACCGAATCGACCCCAAGCCCGGCGAGCTGCTGCTTGACCCTGCCTGCGGCACTGGCGGCTTCCTCACCTGCTCCATCCGGCACATGCGCGACCAGTACGTGAAACGGGTGGAGGACGAGCAGCTCATGCAGCGGTCCCTGCGTGCCGTGGAGAAAAAGCAGCTCCCCCACATGCTCTGCGTGACCAACATGCTCCTGCACGGCATCGAGGACCCGAGTTTCGTGCGCCACGACAACACCCTGGCCCGGCCCTACATCAGCTACAGCGCCAGTGACCGGGTGGATATCGTCGTCACCAATCCTCCTTTCGGTGGGCGCGAGGAAGACGGCATCGAGTCGAACTTCCCGAAGCATTTTCAGACCAAAGAGACAGCCGACTTGTTTCTGGCCTTGATCATCCGGCTGCTCAAGCCAGGTGGTCGGGCCGCCGTGGTTCTTCCTGACGGCACCCTTTTCGGCGAGGGCGTCAAGGCGCGGCTGAAGGAACACCTCCTGGAGGAGTGCAACCTCCACACGATCGTGCGGTTGCCGAACAGCGTGTTCAAGCCATACGCCAGTATCGGCACCAACCTGCTCTTTTTCGTTAAGGGCGAACCGACCAAGGATATCTGGTTCTACGAGCACCGTGTTCCCGAGGGCCAGAAGGCCTACTCGATGACCCGGCCGATTCGGTTCGAGCATCTCCAGGGATGCCGAGACTGGTGGGACAACCGCGAGGAAAACGAGGTTGCCTGGAAGGTCTCGGTCGATGAGGTCAAGGCCCGTAGCTACAACCTCGATTTCAAGAATCCCCATACCGAAGAAGATGACCTTGGCGACCCCGAAGAGCTTCTTGCCAAGTTGGAGCAGTCCGAGCAGGAAACCGCCCAACTTCGGGATCAGCTGAAAGGTATCCTGGCGGAGGCATTGCTTCGATGA
- a CDS encoding DEAD/DEAH box helicase family protein has protein sequence MDKKSLSERDVCTKFITPALVKAGWDKMLQVREEVSFTKGRIIVRGKLVSRGKGKRADYILYYKPNIPIAIIEAKDNNHCVGDGVQQALEYAETLGIPFVFSSNGDGFVFHDKTGLRPEKEVNLRLDAFPAPAELWDIYRRWKGITPDAERIVLQDYFDDGSGKTPRYYQVNAVNAAVEAIAKGQDRILLVMATGTGKTYTAFQIIWRLWKAGCKKRILFLADRNVLIDQTMVNDFRPFGSVMAKLSTGTKTIERADGTETELPTAIDKKRRIDTAYEVYLGLYQAITGPEDRQKLYREFSPGFFDLIVIDECHRGSAAEDSAWREILEHFSSATQIGLTATPKETKYVSNIEYFGDPVYSYSLKEGIKDGFLAPYKVVKVHIDRDVQGYRPEKGKLDIFGNEIEDRVYNQKDFDRNLVIDGRTKLIAKKVSDFLRESGDRSQKTIIFCLDQEHAARMRQALVNENKDLCDENPKYVMRITGGDTDGCAQLGNFIDPESKYPVLVTTSRLLSTGVDAQTCRLIVLEREIKSMTEFKQIVGRGTRIHEDTKKYYFTIIDFRGATNLFADPDFDGAPVQIYEPGEDDPVDPPIDVPPPDDGETPLPPEPGEDEDVLVDPDPPGGDGPVDPPRKIYVDGVAVAIVAERVEYLDEQGKLITESLRDFTKKALKKHFASLENFLQRWNTAERKQAILEELANEGLPLEPLVEEVNKDLDPFDLICHVAFDQPPLTRRERAENVRKRDVFTKYGPQARAVLEALLEKYQDAGVLALDDPSLLKIAPFDAMGTPMQLIKQFGSRAAFEQAVHELQVELYHEVA, from the coding sequence ATGGACAAGAAATCCCTGAGCGAACGTGATGTTTGTACGAAGTTCATCACCCCGGCCTTGGTCAAGGCTGGTTGGGACAAAATGCTTCAAGTTCGAGAGGAAGTGAGCTTCACCAAAGGTCGCATCATCGTTCGAGGAAAACTTGTTTCCAGGGGAAAAGGAAAACGCGCCGACTACATCCTCTATTATAAGCCGAACATCCCCATCGCTATTATCGAGGCCAAGGACAACAACCACTGCGTTGGCGACGGGGTGCAGCAAGCCCTCGAATACGCCGAAACACTCGGCATCCCCTTCGTCTTCTCCTCGAACGGCGACGGGTTCGTTTTTCATGACAAGACAGGCCTTCGCCCCGAGAAGGAAGTAAATCTGAGGCTGGATGCCTTCCCCGCACCTGCCGAGCTTTGGGATATCTATCGGCGCTGGAAGGGGATCACCCCTGACGCCGAGCGAATCGTCCTCCAGGATTATTTTGATGACGGCAGCGGCAAGACCCCGAGGTACTATCAGGTCAATGCCGTCAACGCCGCCGTTGAGGCCATCGCTAAGGGGCAAGACCGCATCCTCCTGGTCATGGCGACCGGCACCGGCAAGACCTACACCGCCTTCCAGATCATCTGGCGGCTGTGGAAGGCCGGCTGCAAAAAACGCATCCTATTTTTGGCCGACCGGAACGTGCTCATCGACCAGACCATGGTCAACGACTTTCGCCCGTTCGGTTCGGTCATGGCCAAGCTGAGTACGGGGACCAAGACGATCGAGCGCGCCGACGGTACCGAAACCGAACTGCCCACGGCCATCGACAAGAAGCGCCGGATCGACACCGCCTACGAGGTCTATCTGGGCCTCTATCAGGCCATCACCGGCCCCGAGGATCGCCAGAAACTCTACCGGGAATTCTCGCCCGGGTTCTTCGACCTGATCGTCATCGACGAGTGCCACCGGGGCAGCGCGGCTGAGGATTCTGCATGGCGCGAGATTTTGGAGCATTTTTCTTCAGCCACCCAGATCGGCTTGACTGCTACGCCGAAGGAAACCAAGTACGTCTCGAATATCGAGTACTTCGGCGATCCTGTGTATAGTTACTCGCTGAAGGAAGGAATTAAAGACGGTTTTCTTGCTCCATATAAAGTCGTTAAGGTCCATATCGACCGAGACGTTCAAGGATATCGTCCTGAAAAGGGGAAGCTCGATATCTTTGGTAATGAAATTGAAGATCGGGTCTACAATCAAAAAGATTTTGACCGTAACTTGGTGATAGATGGCAGAACAAAGCTGATTGCCAAGAAAGTTTCAGATTTTCTTCGAGAAAGTGGAGATCGATCTCAGAAAACGATCATCTTCTGCCTTGATCAAGAACATGCTGCCCGTATGCGGCAAGCTCTCGTCAACGAGAACAAAGACCTTTGTGATGAAAACCCGAAGTATGTGATGCGCATTACTGGCGGAGATACGGACGGTTGCGCCCAGCTTGGGAACTTCATCGACCCCGAGTCCAAGTATCCCGTTCTGGTGACGACTTCCCGTCTTCTCTCGACCGGAGTGGACGCCCAGACCTGCCGGCTCATCGTGCTTGAGCGGGAAATTAAGTCCATGACCGAGTTCAAGCAGATTGTCGGTCGTGGCACCCGCATCCACGAGGATACCAAGAAATACTACTTCACGATCATCGATTTCAGGGGTGCGACCAACCTCTTCGCCGATCCTGACTTCGACGGCGCTCCGGTCCAAATTTACGAGCCCGGCGAGGATGACCCTGTTGATCCTCCGATTGACGTGCCGCCGCCGGATGATGGCGAGACACCGCTGCCGCCGGAGCCGGGTGAAGATGAGGACGTGCTGGTCGATCCCGATCCGCCAGGGGGTGACGGTCCTGTTGACCCTCCCCGCAAAATCTACGTGGATGGCGTTGCCGTCGCCATCGTGGCCGAACGGGTCGAATACCTCGACGAGCAGGGGAAGCTCATCACCGAGAGCCTGCGCGATTTCACGAAGAAGGCCTTGAAAAAGCACTTCGCCAGCCTCGAGAACTTCTTGCAGCGATGGAACACGGCCGAGCGCAAGCAGGCCATCCTCGAAGAACTTGCCAACGAGGGCCTGCCCCTGGAACCGTTGGTCGAGGAGGTCAACAAGGACCTGGACCCCTTCGATCTTATCTGCCACGTCGCCTTCGATCAGCCGCCCTTGACGCGGCGCGAACGTGCGGAGAACGTCCGCAAACGCGATGTGTTCACGAAATATGGCCCCCAGGCCAGGGCCGTGCTTGAAGCCCTTCTCGAAAAATATCAGGATGCCGGCGTCCTTGCCCTTGACGACCCGAGTTTACTCAAGATCGCCCCCTTCGATGCCATGGGCACCCCGATGCAGCTTATCAAGCAGTTCGGGTCACGTGCGGCCTTCGAGCAAGCTGTCCATGAGCTTCAAGTCGAATTGTACCACGAGGTTGCTTAA